GCTGTTACGGTCGTCGTTCCAGTTACCGTTTCCTCCCCGGCGACATCTCCGGCCACCACTCCTTCACTTCCGATTTCTCATTTGAACTAAACGAATCTGACATTTACAACTCAGGTAGTACGGCGAGATCTCCTACGCGAATCGCGAAGAAGAAAGTTTCATCGAAACGATCGGTGGAGGTGGGgggaggtggaggtggaggtggagcGTCTTCGTTGCCGGTGAATATTCCGGATTGGTCGAAGATTTTGAAGGAGGAATATAGAGAGAAGAGGAGTTTGGAATACGCGGACGATATGGAAGAggatgaagaggaagaagaagaaatgagagTTCCACCTCACGAGTTCTTGGCAAGGCAAATGGCGAGGACGAGGATCGCATCGTTTTCGGTGCACGAAGGAATTGGGAGGACGTTGAAGGGGAGAGATCTGAGTAGGGTAAGAAATGCAATTTGGGAAAAAACTGGGTTCGAGGactgaaagaaaataattatatatatatatatattggatgagattaattaatttaacgcaagtagttttctttttttctattttaggacgtaaatatttgttgttaaaatgaaaaggaaggaatgatacatatatgtatgtatgtatgtaatttcttccttttccaatgtcgtttttctttctttttaatttgtttttcagcTTTGCCATATTGGCGTAACGCTGGTTGAATTTGTGGGGAatggatggatggatggatgATATATTCCACTATATTATTAAAtgattgtaaaatatttaaaatactaaGCTAATTAGTAAATTTTGTTGTGTTATATTTGTGCGTGTTGGTGTAGATGGAGAGGTTGGATGTAACGTAATGGAAGAGTAGGGCTTAGGGGAGGGTCGAGGGTCGAGGGTGATGGGTACCTTATGCTacgaaaatgaaatatatggGTCCCTTCTAAAtgattgattttcttttcttttttatatatatttattggtGGGGTATTCTAAGTGAAGAATAAGTTAAAAGTTTTGGGTGGTGAATTggttattatattattatcaaCATCAATCATATATAAGCTCTCTGcttttatataatatggttGGAAACATTAACTATTATGGTTCGTGTcacttaaataataaaatatttttttaaagggGTGTTTGACTACGGTTAATATGTTAATGTTAGTAAAGGAGGTGTTTGttacaataaaataagagtGTTGTGTTGGGTTGAAGTTGAATTGgtaattattgtaataatcaataattccACCATTTATGCAAATAACTAGGGTTGTTTGataacttttgtaattttggagggttgggttgggtggGTATAAAAAAACAACCCCACATTTATTACTTCATTATTCACCTTAACTCATATTTCGATCGTTGTTTATGTTAACTTTCTGTAATTATTATCAACTAACTCATTGTTTTTACCCTTAACCAAATGTCTCAAGATGAGAAATGTGAGATAACACGAAAAACTAAGTAATGGATCTCTTCAACTATTAATTGGTGGATTTTTTTACTCAATCAATCCAACTCTACTTAAAGCCGAAGACTCTTTGTGTTAGTGCAGATTCAATGGGAAGTTCGAATTCaaagtttttcaataattgtgaaaaatggattaaaaagtttgatttagtttattatGGAGATGGCAGTAAAGATTAATTGGACCGTATTttcaaatgattaaattaaaaaataagttgttttgaaagaaaaaaaataatgtgtttggCAAccatctaaaataaattttagaaaaatgaatttataaaataatgtggTTTAGGATAAACACTTAAAACCagcttttagaaaaataaattttgtgtgTTTAATAGTTAATCTCCTTAATTTGTATGAAACAATCCGATTAACACCTTTAGCTATCACCACCAACCGATTAACCTTCAACAATCATCTATGTCAACTGTCGTCGACCAACtttctttcactatttttttgtgGTCGTTGCCCATCAGCTTTTGTTAGTCATTTTTCTGTGACGGTTATGTTGTtgacttatttaattttgtcaattgtTTTATAGTAACCATTATCGGTCAACTTTTGTCAATCGTTTTTCTATGACTGTTATCGACCAATTGCCaacaacctttttttttttgtgcttGTCATCATTTGACTTTCAATGACCACTTCGCCAACATCCGATTATCATTTTACAATGAATGTTCCCGACCACCTCAAACCACTATCTTTGATGATCTTTGTCGAACTTCTAACAAAATCTTCACAGTAAAATTATCTCtctctaaatatatatatatatatatataaatcttttaCTCTatcacaaattaaacaaatttttaccaaataacatttatagaaaagaaagttgtGAAACACACGTGtggttttctttcaaagagtcttttaagaaaaaaaaatgtttaaataaaaatacatttttagaaaacatttgTTTTCTTGGAGTCAttctaaactaaatttattggT
This DNA window, taken from Cucumis sativus cultivar 9930 chromosome 6, Cucumber_9930_V3, whole genome shotgun sequence, encodes the following:
- the LOC101215539 gene encoding uncharacterized protein LOC101215539, whose amino-acid sequence is MATGKSCYGRRSSYRFLPGDISGHHSFTSDFSFELNESDIYNSGSTARSPTRIAKKKVSSKRSVEVGGGGGGGGASSLPVNIPDWSKILKEEYREKRSLEYADDMEEDEEEEEEMRVPPHEFLARQMARTRIASFSVHEGIGRTLKGRDLSRVRNAIWEKTGFED